A section of the Cygnus olor isolate bCygOlo1 chromosome 14, bCygOlo1.pri.v2, whole genome shotgun sequence genome encodes:
- the MEIKIN gene encoding meiosis-specific kinetochore protein — protein sequence MERCRWRGGKAPRKKRCSSPLPGGAAALGCPSPLQPCRRRLFGSAAPRGPQPGCLKGKSHVKTMPKIKENLEVTEVSHSSNQSIQANVKEIPGLEKNEENIEDSTVPLKESLIINFESRDSLKNADVTSDTGMTLPTGVSTFLLECLDTDSTEDYNTAVSESLNSCPSPETFRDEEGLERSNPYFEDFIKYKNSTLLDSSKAVAIDKIPQISNLSAILEPVLEDFQDQYTRKRPSKCSDGSSELRVSTTLAGKKVCKITTARERTPDRKPGVRCSSPIGPERKPDIQTAEPRGVKCKRNEEFSNPLEDDASSLSQLESVPANVSAKSVGVTAEALPSRQTDAVVQMNSTVPIMEKKKALENTDYAQRAKLDPLCSGKEICSIVRTSPGNRSSRHHQIPVNTKKFCLPEGVPEDTITSTKNWIHCKRR from the exons ATGGAGCGGTGCCGGTGGCGGGGCGGCAAGGCGCCGCGGAAGAAGCGCTGCTCGTCCCCGCTGCCCGGCGGGGCGgctgccctgggctgccccagcccgcTGCAGCCCTGCCGGCGGCGGCTGTTCGGGAGCGCGGCGCCCCGCGGGCCGCAGCCCGGCT GCCTGAAGGGAAAATCCCATGTGAAAACCATgccaaaaattaaagaaaatcttgaagTCACCGAAGTGAGCCATTCATCCAACCAAAG catACAAGCGAATGTCAAAGAAATACcaggcttggaaaaaaatgaggagaatATAGAAGACAGCACTGTACCGCTGAAG GAATCTCTGATAATCAACTTTGAAAGTAGAGACAGTCTGAAAAATGCTGATGTTACTTCAG ATACAGGAATGACTCTTCCCACAGGCGTTTCAACGTTTCTCCTGGAGTGTTTAGATACAGATTCAACTGAAGATTATAACACAGCTGTAAGTGAAAGCCTGAACAGTTGTCCATCCCCTGAAACATTCAGAGATGAGGAAGGTTTAG AGAGAAGTAATCCTTACTTTGAGGACTTCATTAAATACAAGAACTCCACGCTCCTGGACTCCAGCAAAGCAGTGGCCATAGATAAGATACCACAGATCTCAAATCTTTCAGCAATATTAG aACCTGTATTGGAAGATTTTCAAGACCAATACACAAG AAAGCGACCATCAAAATGCAGTGATGGTTCTTCAGAATTAAGAGTTTCAACTACTCTGGCAG gaaaaaaagtctgtaaaattACAACTGCAAGAGAGAGAACTCCAGACCGAAAACCTGGTGTGCGCTGTTCTTCACCAATAGGACCGGAAAGAAAG CCTGACATTCAGACTGCCGAACCCAGAGGGGTGAAGtgcaagagaaatgaagaattttctAATCCGTTAGAAGATGATGCATCATCACTCAGTCAGCTTGAATCTGTCCCAGCAAATGTTTCAGCCAAATCAGTGGGGGTGACAGCAGAAGCACTGCCATCCAGACAGACAGATGCTGTGGTG CAAATGAATTCTACTGTGCCgatcatggagaaaaaaaaagccctagaAAACACTGATTATGCTCAGCGTGCAAAGCTAGAT cctttgtgttctggaaaagaaatctgctCCATTGTCAGAACCTCACCAGGTAATAGGTCTTCCAGGCATCACCAAATTCCAGTTAACACAAAAAAGTTCTGCCTTCCTGAAGGAGTGCCTGAAG ATACTATTACAAGTACCAAAAATTGGATCCACTGTAAACGCAGATGA